GCGCCGAGAGGTAGGGCAGTCGTCTGACCGGAGCGGTGCTGAACGGGCGTGCTGGCGTTCTGCTGCGCGACAACAGCGAAGACGATGCGGGGAAGGACACGTGCGCCTCAGGGAAGGAGCGGCCAGCGAAGTGCCCGTACCGTACGGCATGGGCGGATGAGGGGCCATACGCCGGGTGGACGGGTCAAGTGCAGGTTGAGGGTCACCCCTATGCTCGCCCGCCATGGGAACGCACACGCGGTACGAGGTCTCCGACGGAATCGCCACGATGACGCTGGATCACCATCCGACGCGTAACGCGCTGTCAGGCCCGCTGGTCAACGGCCTGGGCGATGGACTGCAGGCCGCAGCTGAGGACGACGACGTGAGGGTGGTCGTCCTCACCAACGCCGGGTCGACGTTCTGCGCCGGGGCCGACCTGAAGGGCAGCAGCGACGAGGCACCTCGGTACGACCTCCCCGAACTGCTGTCCTTGATACTGGATCACCGCAAGCCGGTGATCGGTCGGATCGCCGGGCACTGCACCGGCGGTGGTGTCGGGCTCGCCGCCGCCTGTGACATCTCAGTGATGACGTCGGAGGCCACGCTGGGCTTCACCGAGGTTCGCATCGGTGTCGCGCCCGCCGTGATCAGCGTGGTGTGCCTGCCGAAGATGCGGCAGGGCGACGCGCTGGAGCTGTTCCTGTCCGGTGAGAAGATCTCAGCCCAGCGGGCGGTGCAGGTCGGACTGATCAATCACGCCGTGCCGGCTGCGGAGCTGGATGACGCGCTGGGGAGCATCCTGGACAAGGTCCTGCGTGGAGGGCCGGAGGCGCTCGCGGTCAGCAAGGAGCTGGTGCGGCGGGTGCCGTTTCTGAATCGGTCGGCGGCCTTCGAGTGGACACTGGCCACGTCCAGTGAGCGCTTCGGGTCGGCAGAGGCGGCGGAGGGCATCGCGGCCTTCCGCGAGAAGCGGGACCCTGACTGGGTGCCGCGCTAGAACCAGCGGCGATCACGCGCTCGTCGGGTGACCGCCTGGACCGCAGGCGACATCCACCCCCAGGGACTCCAGCTGGCCGACCAGCTGCTCCACGACGCGGAGCAGCGACTCGCGGTCGTCCCCTTCCAGGCGCTCGAACAGTGCCGCCACCTCGAGCACGTGCGCACCCCAGCACTCCGAGACCATCGCCTCGCCGTCGGTCGTGAGCTCGATCACGGTCGCGCGGCGATCCGAGGGGTGC
The sequence above is a segment of the Euzebya tangerina genome. Coding sequences within it:
- a CDS encoding enoyl-CoA hydratase/isomerase family protein; protein product: MGTHTRYEVSDGIATMTLDHHPTRNALSGPLVNGLGDGLQAAAEDDDVRVVVLTNAGSTFCAGADLKGSSDEAPRYDLPELLSLILDHRKPVIGRIAGHCTGGGVGLAAACDISVMTSEATLGFTEVRIGVAPAVISVVCLPKMRQGDALELFLSGEKISAQRAVQVGLINHAVPAAELDDALGSILDKVLRGGPEALAVSKELVRRVPFLNRSAAFEWTLATSSERFGSAEAAEGIAAFREKRDPDWVPR